DNA from bacterium:
TGCTGATGCCCTTTATATCAGGTTAAAAGAGACTGACATAGAAAACACAGACGAAATAAATAAAGATATTATTATGGATTATGATGAAGGTGGTAATATTGTAGGGATTGAGATATTATCTGCCTCAAAGAAAGCAGATATTCA
Protein-coding regions in this window:
- a CDS encoding DUF2283 domain-containing protein, producing MRIHYSQDADALYIRLKETDIENTDEINKDIIMDYDEGGNIVGIEILSASKKADIHQVFIQAFEKVMVENPCPV